A section of the Mycolicibacterium anyangense genome encodes:
- the ppsA gene encoding phosphoenolpyruvate synthase: MPSRYVEDIAGLRMSDAEEAGGKGANMGEMVAAELPVPPGFVVLRDSYLESMAAAGVSDDLNTAHREAMLRAGDPSRFDEMCQQMQALVLKAGMPDAVREKILAAYRTMGPDVVVAVRSSATGEDGADASFAGMNATFTNIAGEHDLIDAVQRCWASLFGARVVAYRASRGFTADPAMAVVVQQMIASERSGVAFTADPTTDATDRVVVEGAFGQGEVVVSGSVEPDTYVVAKENGEILSRRIGYKAFKIVRGADGSDQTVDLSEAEAQSQVLDDDEVRTIADIAVRSERHAGCPQDTEWAIAAGKTWIVQTRPITTLHRAGKPVPETHEVLLQGLPAVPGEASGVVRVLADVADGARLRDGEVLVAQMTNPDWLPTMRRAAALVTDTGGMTCHAAIVARELGVPCIVGARTATKDLKDGTVVTVDGTHGRVLAGKAVGGAQTAPVAQQAVTAAPAVEVTATKIYLNVAMPDKAEQAAELDVDGVGLLRAELILEDALRNRHPRDLIEHGEQESLVDSLATAVGRIAAAFTPRPVIYRASDFRTNEFRNLQGGRNYEPEEHNPMIGYRGCYRYVSNPDLFDLELRALARVREQNPNLHLMIPFVRTKWELEKCLELVDASPLGRQRGLHRWVMAEVPSVVYWLPEYVGMGIDGVSIGSNDLTQLMLGVDRDSDLCAQLYDESDGAVLDAIGQIITTARRLGITASLCGQAPSSRPDFAEHLVRMGITSISVTPDVALRTRRNVAAAERRLLLESVRSS; the protein is encoded by the coding sequence ATGCCGAGCCGTTACGTCGAAGACATTGCGGGCCTGAGGATGTCCGATGCCGAGGAGGCGGGTGGCAAGGGCGCGAACATGGGGGAGATGGTGGCCGCTGAGCTGCCGGTGCCACCCGGGTTCGTCGTCCTGCGCGACAGCTACCTGGAGTCCATGGCGGCCGCCGGGGTGTCCGATGACCTGAACACCGCCCACCGCGAGGCGATGCTGCGGGCCGGCGACCCGTCCCGGTTCGACGAGATGTGCCAGCAGATGCAGGCGCTGGTACTCAAGGCGGGTATGCCCGATGCGGTGCGCGAGAAGATCCTGGCGGCCTACCGGACCATGGGACCCGATGTGGTGGTCGCCGTGCGCTCGTCGGCCACCGGTGAGGACGGTGCCGACGCGTCGTTCGCCGGGATGAACGCGACGTTCACCAACATCGCCGGCGAGCATGATCTGATCGACGCCGTGCAGCGGTGCTGGGCGTCGCTGTTCGGTGCCCGGGTGGTCGCCTACCGCGCCAGCCGGGGCTTCACCGCCGACCCGGCGATGGCCGTGGTGGTCCAGCAGATGATTGCCTCGGAACGTTCGGGCGTGGCGTTCACCGCCGATCCCACCACCGACGCCACCGACCGGGTGGTCGTCGAGGGCGCCTTCGGTCAAGGTGAGGTGGTGGTGTCCGGGTCCGTCGAGCCCGACACCTACGTGGTCGCCAAGGAGAATGGCGAAATCCTTTCTCGCCGAATCGGTTACAAGGCGTTCAAGATCGTTCGCGGTGCCGACGGCAGCGACCAGACGGTCGATCTCAGCGAGGCCGAGGCGCAGTCCCAGGTGCTCGACGACGACGAGGTGCGCACGATCGCCGACATCGCCGTGCGCAGCGAGCGCCATGCCGGGTGCCCGCAGGACACCGAGTGGGCTATCGCCGCGGGCAAGACCTGGATCGTGCAGACCCGCCCGATCACCACGCTGCACCGCGCCGGCAAGCCGGTACCCGAAACCCACGAGGTGCTGTTGCAAGGACTGCCGGCCGTCCCGGGCGAGGCGTCCGGTGTGGTTCGCGTCTTGGCCGACGTGGCCGACGGCGCCCGCCTGCGCGACGGTGAGGTGCTGGTGGCCCAGATGACCAACCCGGACTGGCTGCCCACCATGCGGCGGGCCGCCGCGCTGGTCACCGACACCGGCGGAATGACCTGCCACGCCGCCATCGTGGCCCGTGAACTCGGCGTGCCCTGCATCGTCGGTGCGCGCACCGCCACCAAGGATCTCAAGGACGGCACCGTGGTGACCGTCGACGGCACCCACGGCCGGGTGCTGGCCGGCAAGGCGGTCGGCGGTGCCCAGACCGCGCCGGTCGCCCAACAGGCGGTGACGGCCGCCCCCGCGGTGGAGGTGACCGCGACCAAGATCTACCTCAACGTCGCCATGCCCGACAAGGCCGAGCAGGCCGCCGAACTCGATGTCGACGGTGTCGGGCTGTTGCGCGCCGAACTGATCCTGGAAGACGCGTTGCGCAACCGGCATCCCCGCGATCTCATCGAGCACGGTGAGCAGGAGAGCCTGGTCGACTCGCTGGCCACGGCCGTGGGCCGCATCGCGGCGGCCTTCACGCCGCGGCCGGTCATCTACCGCGCATCGGACTTCCGCACCAACGAGTTCCGCAACCTGCAGGGCGGGCGGAACTACGAGCCCGAGGAGCACAACCCGATGATCGGGTACCGGGGCTGCTACCGCTACGTCAGCAATCCCGACCTGTTCGACCTCGAACTCCGGGCGCTGGCCCGGGTTCGGGAGCAGAATCCGAACCTGCACTTAATGATTCCCTTCGTTCGCACCAAGTGGGAGCTCGAGAAGTGCCTCGAGCTCGTCGACGCCAGCCCGCTGGGCCGCCAGCGCGGCCTGCACCGCTGGGTGATGGCCGAGGTGCCCTCGGTGGTGTACTGGCTTCCCGAGTACGTCGGCATGGGCATCGACGGGGTGTCGATCGGCAGTAACGATCTGACCCAGCTGATGCTCGGGGTGGACCGCGATTCCGACCTGTGCGCCCAGTTGTACGACGAGTCCGACGGCGCAGTCCTCGACGCCATCGGCCAGATCATCACCACCGCACGCCGGTTGGGCATCACCGCCTCGCTGTGCGGGCAGGCGCCGTCGAGCCGGCCGGACTTCGCCGAGCACCTGGTCCGGATGGGGATCACCTCCATCTCGGTCACCCCGGACGTGGCGCTGCGCACCCGGCGCAATGTCGCGGCGGCCGAGCGCAGGCTGCTGCTGGAATCGGTGAGGTCGTCCTGA
- a CDS encoding bifunctional aminoglycoside phosphotransferase/ATP-binding protein, which yields MGSVPPKHTAPAPSSASPHPQIAETHTGLVFLVGDKAYKVKKPVVTDFLDFSTLDRREIACAREVALNSRLAPNSYLGIAHFAAPGGAPEPVIVMRRHPDDLRLATLVRTGRPATDELAAVALVLARFHAGAARGREVDAAARVDAVTGRWQENLAELDRYAGGLVAGLDPQMVAETRSLAVDFIAGRSVLFAGRIAARRIVDGHADLLADDIFCLDDGPELLDCLEFDDQLRFVDAIDDAAFLAMDLEFLGHPELAAHFLDTYARVADDDAPASLRDFYIAYRAVVRAKVDCVRDGQGVPGAAADARRHLEIAHQHLRAGAVRLVLVGGGPGTGKTTLARSLAERLGAQVVSTDDVRAEMVRRGELAGEPGALDAGLYTRENVDAVYDGVLRRAHLALCEGHTVVVDGTWLQPAHRDRARQVAREAAARLVEIACTTTLEEATRRISVRAEGTSQVTPEIATALAERTDAAWPGAHLIDTTRPPADALADAQDICRQAV from the coding sequence ATGGGATCGGTACCGCCGAAGCACACCGCACCTGCACCCTCGTCGGCCTCGCCGCATCCGCAGATCGCCGAGACCCACACCGGTTTGGTGTTCCTCGTCGGGGACAAGGCCTACAAGGTCAAAAAGCCTGTCGTCACCGACTTTCTCGACTTCTCCACCCTGGATCGCCGGGAGATCGCCTGCGCCCGCGAGGTGGCCCTCAACAGCAGGCTGGCGCCCAACAGCTATCTGGGCATTGCTCACTTCGCCGCGCCCGGCGGCGCACCGGAGCCGGTCATCGTCATGCGCCGCCATCCCGACGATCTCCGGCTGGCCACGCTGGTGCGCACCGGCCGGCCGGCGACCGACGAGTTGGCGGCGGTGGCGCTGGTGCTGGCGCGCTTCCACGCCGGTGCCGCTCGCGGTCGCGAGGTCGACGCGGCGGCCCGGGTGGACGCGGTCACCGGCCGCTGGCAGGAGAACCTGGCCGAACTCGACCGGTATGCCGGTGGACTCGTCGCCGGCCTGGACCCGCAGATGGTCGCTGAAACCCGCAGTCTGGCAGTCGACTTCATCGCCGGGCGCTCGGTGCTGTTCGCCGGGCGCATCGCCGCACGACGCATCGTCGACGGGCACGCCGACCTGCTCGCCGATGACATCTTCTGCCTCGACGACGGTCCGGAGTTGTTGGACTGCTTGGAATTCGACGATCAGCTGCGCTTCGTCGACGCCATCGACGACGCCGCGTTCCTGGCGATGGATCTGGAGTTCCTGGGCCATCCGGAACTGGCCGCACACTTCCTGGACACCTACGCCCGGGTGGCCGATGACGACGCCCCGGCCTCGCTGCGCGACTTCTACATCGCCTACCGTGCGGTGGTGCGCGCCAAGGTCGACTGCGTGCGGGACGGCCAGGGAGTGCCCGGTGCGGCCGCGGACGCGCGCCGCCACCTGGAGATCGCCCACCAGCACCTGCGAGCCGGGGCGGTGCGTCTTGTCTTGGTCGGTGGCGGTCCGGGTACCGGTAAGACGACGCTGGCCCGCTCGCTGGCCGAGCGCCTGGGTGCCCAGGTGGTCTCGACCGACGACGTGCGCGCCGAGATGGTCCGCCGTGGGGAACTGGCCGGCGAGCCGGGCGCCCTCGACGCGGGCCTGTACACCCGGGAGAACGTCGACGCGGTCTACGACGGCGTGCTGCGCCGCGCCCACCTGGCCCTCTGCGAGGGCCACACCGTTGTTGTCGACGGCACCTGGCTACAGCCCGCCCACCGCGACCGGGCCCGACAGGTTGCCCGGGAGGCGGCCGCACGGCTCGTCGAAATCGCCTGCACCACAACACTGGAAGAGGCCACTCGCCGGATCAGCGTCCGGGCGGAGGGTACCTCGCAGGTGACGCCGGAGATCGCGACCGCGCTGGCCGAGCGGACCGACGCCGCCTGGCCCGGCGCCCACCTCATCGACACCACCCGGCCGCCGGCCGACGCCCTCGCCGACGCGCAGGACATCTGCCGTCAGGCTGTGTAG
- a CDS encoding Acg family FMN-binding oxidoreductase → MATSALDPQVLANIVELACRAPSVHNSQPWHWVAEGSELRLFVEPHRVPHATDISGREAIISCGAVLDHLRVAAAAAGVIAVIDRFPNPNDLDHLATVSFSTAALVTDAHRARADAILDRRTDRLPFAPPPNWTAFEPVLRSTIDADKAVLHVLPETVRGELAEASRLTESLRRYDSSYHAELQWWTAPYEVSDGVPYSTLVSASERERVDIARAFPAGEHPDRRPEVDHDRSTILVLSTYGDTRRDALGCGEVLSDVLLEATMAGLATCTLSHLTELDASRNIIRALTGGGFDPQLLIRVGLVPSIATVPPATPRRPLADVLEIRG, encoded by the coding sequence GTGGCGACATCGGCGCTCGATCCCCAGGTACTGGCGAACATCGTGGAGTTGGCGTGCCGCGCGCCCTCGGTGCACAACAGCCAGCCGTGGCACTGGGTGGCCGAGGGCTCCGAGCTGAGGTTGTTCGTCGAACCACACCGGGTGCCGCACGCCACCGACATCTCCGGGCGGGAAGCCATCATCAGTTGCGGGGCGGTGCTGGACCATCTCCGGGTGGCCGCCGCGGCCGCCGGCGTCATCGCCGTGATCGACCGCTTCCCCAATCCCAACGATCTCGACCACCTGGCCACGGTCTCGTTCAGCACCGCCGCACTGGTCACCGACGCGCACCGGGCTCGGGCCGATGCGATCCTGGACCGCCGCACCGACCGGTTGCCGTTCGCACCGCCACCGAACTGGACGGCCTTCGAGCCGGTGCTGCGCAGCACCATCGACGCCGACAAGGCGGTGCTGCACGTGCTGCCCGAGACGGTGCGCGGTGAACTGGCCGAGGCCTCCCGGCTCACCGAGTCGCTGCGCCGTTACGACAGCTCCTATCACGCCGAATTGCAATGGTGGACAGCACCGTACGAGGTGTCCGACGGCGTTCCCTACAGCACGCTGGTGTCGGCGTCCGAGCGGGAGCGCGTCGACATCGCCCGTGCCTTCCCCGCCGGTGAGCATCCCGACCGCAGGCCGGAGGTCGATCACGATCGGTCCACCATCCTGGTGCTGTCTACCTATGGCGACACCCGGCGTGACGCGCTGGGCTGCGGCGAGGTGCTCTCCGATGTGCTGCTGGAAGCCACCATGGCCGGGCTGGCCACCTGCACGCTGAGCCATCTGACCGAACTCGACGCCAGCCGCAACATCATCCGGGCACTGACCGGCGGTGGGTTCGACCCACAGCTGCTGATCCGGGTGGGCCTGGTGCCGTCGATCGCCACCGTGCCGCCGGCCACCCCGCGCCGTCCCTTGGCCGACGTGCTGGAGATCCGCGGCTGA
- a CDS encoding SRPBCC family protein, giving the protein MWRGVVGTGLAGAGLYAARRFYRNWGTTKEECETPLPGDELVGSPAVQTTEGVWIDASAEEVWPWLVQMGQDRGGLYSYEALENAVGLKFRNADRIHPEWQQLAVGDEVRLVPRGWLGLRDGVALPVVQIVDGQSIVLRQEPGALPWDGVWSFHVMPHWEDRCRLLVRSRSRMRLPGEVFGAELAGPVVSLMTRGMLLGIKRRAEQAHRAR; this is encoded by the coding sequence ATGTGGAGGGGTGTGGTCGGAACGGGACTCGCCGGAGCCGGCCTGTATGCGGCCCGGCGGTTCTACCGCAACTGGGGTACCACCAAGGAGGAGTGCGAAACTCCGCTTCCCGGAGACGAACTCGTGGGGAGCCCCGCGGTGCAGACCACCGAGGGTGTCTGGATCGACGCCTCAGCCGAAGAGGTGTGGCCGTGGCTGGTGCAGATGGGCCAGGACCGCGGCGGCTTGTACAGCTATGAGGCGCTCGAGAATGCCGTCGGCCTGAAGTTCCGCAATGCCGACCGGATCCACCCGGAGTGGCAGCAGCTCGCGGTGGGCGATGAGGTCCGGCTGGTTCCGCGGGGCTGGCTCGGACTGCGTGACGGGGTGGCGCTGCCGGTGGTCCAGATCGTCGACGGTCAGTCGATCGTCCTGCGGCAGGAGCCGGGTGCGCTGCCATGGGACGGCGTGTGGTCCTTCCACGTCATGCCCCATTGGGAGGACCGCTGCCGGCTGCTGGTGCGCAGCCGCAGCCGGATGCGGTTGCCAGGGGAGGTGTTCGGTGCCGAGCTCGCCGGGCCGGTGGTCTCGCTGATGACGCGCGGCATGCTGCTGGGCATCAAGCGCCGCGCCGAGCAGGCCCACCGCGCCCGCTAA
- a CDS encoding erythromycin esterase family protein — translation MTRSTGIRRHQPRRVFKDRHEAGQVLAGLLESYRGRPDVVVLGLARGGIPVAYEVARSLGAPLDAFIVRKLGAPGHEEFAVGALASGGRVVVNDDVLRGLRVSPEQLREIAEKEARELVRREAAYREGRPPLAVTGKTVILVDDGLATGSSMLAAVQALRESEPAEIVIAVPAAPESTCREFAGIVEDVVCASMPTPFLAVGESFWDFTQVSDDEVRDLLGRPTTATPPADAPRAAELLARAAVDAPGGVPPVDVLTDLIGDARVVLIGESSHGTHEFYAARAEITKWLITEKGFNAVAAEADWPDAYRVNRYVRGLGDDESPEQALRGFERFPAWMWRNTVVRDFVGWLRWHNGRAAADGRRQTGFYGLDLYSLHRSMQEVIAYLETVDPKAAERARARYACFDHSSGDDGQAYGYAAAFGAGPVCERQAVEQLIELQRDAVRYLASDGPAAQDELFYAQQNAATVRNAEAYYRGMFRGRVTSWNMRDKHMGQTLNALLDHLDAHRTAEPARIVVWAHNSHVGDARATEVGADGQLTVGQLAREHYGPDCRLIGFSTHSGTVTAASDWGGIAERKAVRPALAGSLEALLHDTANPSFVVPTHDGSPAAAVLEGVRLARAIGVIYLPQTERQSHYFHVRPSDQFDAIIHIDHTRALEPLEPTSVWIAGQTPETYPSGL, via the coding sequence ATGACACGTTCCACCGGGATCCGCCGCCACCAACCGCGGCGGGTGTTCAAAGACCGGCATGAGGCCGGCCAGGTGCTGGCCGGACTGCTGGAGAGCTACCGGGGCCGCCCCGATGTGGTGGTCCTCGGCCTGGCTCGCGGCGGCATCCCGGTCGCCTATGAGGTGGCGCGGTCCCTGGGCGCGCCCCTCGATGCGTTCATCGTGCGCAAGCTGGGCGCGCCCGGGCACGAGGAATTCGCGGTCGGCGCGCTGGCCAGCGGCGGCCGGGTGGTGGTCAACGACGACGTCCTGCGGGGATTGCGGGTCAGCCCCGAGCAGCTGCGGGAGATCGCGGAAAAGGAAGCGCGGGAACTGGTTCGCCGCGAAGCCGCCTACCGCGAGGGTCGCCCGCCACTCGCGGTCACCGGCAAGACCGTGATCCTGGTCGACGACGGCCTGGCCACCGGGTCGAGCATGCTGGCAGCGGTGCAGGCGCTGCGCGAGTCCGAGCCCGCCGAGATCGTCATCGCGGTGCCCGCCGCGCCGGAATCCACCTGCCGGGAGTTCGCCGGGATCGTCGAGGACGTGGTGTGTGCGTCGATGCCCACGCCGTTTCTGGCCGTCGGCGAGTCGTTCTGGGATTTCACCCAGGTCAGCGACGACGAAGTCCGCGACCTGCTGGGCCGCCCCACAACGGCCACGCCGCCGGCGGATGCGCCACGTGCCGCCGAGCTGCTGGCGCGCGCCGCGGTCGACGCACCCGGCGGTGTGCCGCCGGTCGACGTGCTCACCGACCTGATCGGTGACGCGCGGGTGGTGCTGATCGGCGAGAGCTCGCACGGCACCCACGAGTTCTACGCGGCCCGCGCCGAGATCACCAAGTGGCTCATCACCGAGAAGGGCTTCAATGCCGTTGCCGCCGAGGCTGATTGGCCGGACGCCTATCGGGTGAACCGGTACGTGCGAGGCCTCGGCGACGACGAGAGCCCCGAGCAGGCGCTGCGCGGATTCGAGCGCTTCCCGGCCTGGATGTGGCGCAACACGGTGGTCCGGGATTTCGTCGGCTGGCTGCGCTGGCACAACGGTCGCGCCGCCGCCGACGGCAGACGCCAGACCGGGTTCTACGGCTTGGATCTCTACAGCCTGCACCGCTCCATGCAGGAGGTGATCGCCTACCTCGAGACCGTCGACCCCAAGGCCGCCGAGCGCGCCAGGGCCCGGTACGCCTGCTTCGACCACTCCTCCGGTGACGACGGGCAGGCCTACGGCTACGCGGCGGCCTTCGGCGCCGGCCCGGTCTGCGAGCGCCAGGCCGTCGAGCAACTGATCGAGCTGCAGCGAGACGCGGTGCGCTATCTGGCTTCAGACGGCCCGGCAGCGCAGGACGAGCTGTTCTATGCGCAGCAGAATGCGGCCACCGTACGCAATGCCGAGGCCTACTACCGCGGCATGTTCCGTGGCCGGGTCACCTCGTGGAACATGCGCGACAAGCACATGGGCCAGACGCTCAACGCGTTGCTGGATCACCTCGACGCCCACCGCACCGCGGAGCCCGCCCGGATTGTGGTGTGGGCGCACAATTCTCATGTCGGTGATGCCCGCGCCACCGAGGTGGGCGCCGATGGGCAGTTGACCGTCGGCCAGTTGGCCCGCGAACACTACGGCCCGGACTGCCGCCTGATCGGGTTCTCCACCCACAGCGGGACGGTCACCGCCGCCAGCGACTGGGGCGGTATCGCCGAGCGCAAGGCGGTGCGGCCGGCACTGGCCGGCAGCCTCGAAGCACTCTTGCATGACACCGCCAACCCCTCGTTCGTCGTCCCCACCCATGACGGGTCGCCGGCAGCGGCGGTGCTGGAGGGGGTTCGGCTGGCCCGCGCCATCGGGGTGATCTACCTGCCGCAGACCGAACGGCAGAGCCACTACTTCCACGTGCGGCCGTCCGACCAGTTCGACGCGATCATCCACATCGACCACACCCGGGCGCTGGAGCCATTGGAGCCGACCAGCGTGTGGATCGCCGGGCAGACACCCGAAACCTATCCCAGCGGCCTGTGA
- a CDS encoding 1-phosphofructokinase family hexose kinase — MNEIAVTGHRIVTLTMNPALDITTSTDAVRPTDKLRCAAARYDPGGGGINVAHVADVLGASTTAVFPAGGPAGEMVDKLLVAEGLSVHRIHIGGSTRESITVNERCTDKQYRFVLPGPELTLAEQTECLLQLRRAAASAAIVVASGSLPPGVPPDFYQQVANVCTDIGAVFLLDTSGGGLQHVNSGVFLLKPSVRELRECVGRDLTDEAEQLAAAHDLVDRGCAEYVLVSLGAEGALLATRHGGHRFAPVQVPAGSGVGAGDAMVAGVAVGLTRGWPLTKAIRLGIAAGAAMLLTPGTAPCTREDTERLFAQTTHPVDVNLVAG, encoded by the coding sequence TTGAACGAGATTGCCGTCACCGGGCATCGCATCGTCACGCTGACGATGAACCCGGCGCTCGACATCACCACCAGTACCGACGCAGTGCGCCCCACCGACAAACTGCGCTGTGCGGCAGCTCGCTACGACCCCGGTGGCGGCGGCATCAACGTCGCCCACGTGGCCGACGTGCTCGGCGCGTCGACCACCGCGGTGTTCCCGGCGGGTGGGCCGGCCGGCGAGATGGTCGACAAACTCCTGGTGGCCGAAGGACTGTCGGTGCACCGCATCCACATCGGCGGGTCGACCCGCGAGAGCATCACCGTCAACGAACGATGCACCGACAAGCAGTACCGGTTCGTGCTGCCCGGCCCGGAGCTGACGCTGGCCGAACAGACCGAGTGCCTGCTGCAGTTGCGCCGCGCCGCGGCCTCGGCGGCGATCGTGGTCGCCAGCGGCAGCCTGCCCCCGGGAGTGCCGCCGGACTTTTACCAGCAGGTGGCCAACGTGTGCACCGACATCGGAGCGGTGTTCCTGCTCGACACCTCTGGAGGCGGGCTCCAGCACGTCAACTCCGGGGTGTTCCTGCTGAAACCCAGTGTGCGCGAGCTGCGGGAGTGCGTCGGACGCGACCTCACCGACGAGGCAGAGCAGCTGGCGGCGGCGCATGATCTGGTCGACCGCGGGTGCGCCGAGTATGTGCTGGTGTCCCTCGGCGCCGAGGGCGCCCTGCTGGCCACCCGGCACGGCGGGCACCGGTTCGCTCCAGTCCAGGTGCCCGCGGGCAGCGGCGTGGGCGCCGGTGACGCCATGGTCGCCGGGGTGGCCGTCGGACTGACCCGGGGCTGGCCGCTGACCAAGGCGATCCGGCTCGGTATCGCCGCCGGGGCGGCCATGCTGCTCACTCCCGGCACCGCGCCGTGCACCAGGGAGGACACCGAGCGATTGTTCGCCCAGACCACCCATCCGGTGGACGTCAACCTGGTGGCGGGCTGA
- a CDS encoding universal stress protein, protein MPESFTPESFTPPSIVVGVDGSRPAVRAAVWAIDEAISRDIPLRLVSAIDPHGTDPDEDARRQGAAELALQHAASAVEATERPVKVEIDLVRGKPTAALIEASRSAAMVAVAAVGIKHFDHNRIGSTAVSLVSSAHCPVAIVRGSDRSAPPGAGWIVVELDESPDSAAVLQCGVEEARLRGAPLRVLGSWQSRYTDVHDTHAVADGNRMVRAQLDRRISRWKHRYPDLDVKPVAVHGSVLNYLAKHGADIQLVVVGARNAESVEELLGPTGSAALHNTDCSVLVADRQRLL, encoded by the coding sequence ATGCCCGAATCGTTCACGCCCGAATCGTTCACCCCGCCATCGATCGTCGTCGGCGTCGACGGATCCCGGCCAGCGGTGCGGGCCGCGGTCTGGGCCATCGACGAAGCCATCAGTCGTGATATCCCGCTGCGGCTGGTCTCCGCGATCGACCCGCACGGCACCGACCCCGACGAAGACGCCCGCCGACAGGGCGCCGCCGAACTGGCGCTGCAGCATGCGGCCAGCGCCGTCGAGGCCACCGAACGACCGGTCAAGGTCGAGATCGACCTGGTCCGGGGCAAACCCACGGCCGCCCTGATCGAGGCCTCGCGGTCGGCGGCGATGGTCGCCGTGGCCGCGGTCGGCATCAAACACTTCGACCACAACCGCATCGGGTCGACGGCGGTATCACTGGTCAGCTCCGCGCACTGCCCGGTGGCGATCGTCCGCGGCTCCGATCGCAGTGCACCCCCCGGAGCGGGCTGGATCGTGGTGGAACTCGACGAGTCGCCGGACAGCGCGGCGGTGCTGCAGTGCGGGGTCGAGGAAGCCCGCCTGCGCGGCGCCCCGCTACGAGTGCTCGGTTCCTGGCAGTCGCGCTACACCGACGTCCACGACACCCATGCTGTCGCCGACGGCAATCGCATGGTGCGCGCCCAGCTCGACCGGCGGATCTCCCGGTGGAAGCACCGCTACCCCGATCTCGACGTCAAACCCGTCGCCGTGCACGGCAGCGTGCTCAACTACCTGGCCAAGCACGGCGCCGACATCCAGCTGGTGGTCGTCGGCGCGCGCAACGCCGAGAGCGTCGAGGAACTGCTGGGCCCGACCGGATCGGCGGCCCTGCACAACACCGATTGCTCGGTTCTGGTCGCCGACCGGCAACGCCTGTTGTGA
- the dosR gene encoding hypoxia response regulator transcription factor DosR/DevR produces MVKVFLVDDHEVVRRGLIDLLGADPELDVIGEAGSVAQALAQIPALQPDVAVLDVRLPDGNGIELCRDLLSKMPDLRCLMLTSFTSDEAMLDAILAGASGYVVKDIKGMELAKAIKDVGAGRSLLDNRAAAALMAKLRGAAERSDPLSGLTEQERVLLGLLGEGLTNKQIAARMFLAEKTVKNYVSRLLAKLGMERRTQAAVFVSKLDQGHHTED; encoded by the coding sequence ATGGTCAAGGTGTTTCTCGTCGACGACCACGAGGTGGTCCGCCGCGGTCTGATCGACCTGCTCGGCGCCGACCCTGAGCTCGACGTCATCGGCGAGGCCGGTTCCGTCGCCCAGGCCCTGGCCCAGATCCCCGCACTGCAGCCCGACGTCGCGGTGCTCGACGTGCGGCTGCCCGACGGAAACGGGATCGAACTGTGCCGGGACCTGCTGTCGAAGATGCCCGACCTGCGGTGCCTGATGCTGACGTCCTTCACCTCCGACGAGGCGATGCTGGACGCCATCCTGGCCGGCGCCAGCGGATACGTGGTCAAAGACATCAAGGGCATGGAACTGGCCAAGGCGATCAAGGACGTCGGGGCCGGACGGTCACTGCTCGACAACCGCGCCGCTGCGGCGTTGATGGCCAAATTGCGCGGCGCGGCAGAACGATCCGACCCGCTGTCCGGACTGACCGAGCAGGAACGGGTGCTGCTGGGACTCCTGGGCGAAGGCCTGACCAACAAGCAGATCGCCGCCCGGATGTTCCTGGCCGAGAAGACGGTCAAGAACTACGTCTCCCGGCTGCTCGCCAAGCTCGGCATGGAGCGGCGCACCCAGGCCGCGGTGTTCGTCTCCAAGCTCGACCAGGGCCATCACACCGAAGACTGA